A stretch of the Vidua chalybeata isolate OUT-0048 chromosome Z, bVidCha1 merged haplotype, whole genome shotgun sequence genome encodes the following:
- the LOC128782115 gene encoding uncharacterized protein LOC128782115, translated as MSTETNSNCAICQDTCRHVASTLPCHHQFCLGCILRWTQRNPVCPLCRRTIVTVQFSDHGEDDYLDTSITVPEELLDGNSQRGRALSSLDENSSHPPVVSPSSSPQGIVSPAEQEGSGLEFVGSILPEVWAESFRQRQHLLDSMRPWLHERLEGIYQGWWWVVDAIESSILHGLCIHGPNAEMLVEVLEPLLEEHTAPLVHDAIGIIMGQRHEEAQRLLHSSAVRDENNGPVASSSSSSSSSSSSSSSSTSTSSSSSNSRSSSFSSNSCSCSCSCSYSCSCSCSCSYSCSCSSNSCSSNSCSYNSCSSNSCTFNSWSSSSSRQGTPDSSPTGSDEEEEAGI; from the coding sequence ATGTCCACAGAGACCAACAGCAACTGCGCCATCTGCCAGGACACTTGTAGGCATGTGGCTTCTACTCTGCCTTGTCACCACCAGTTTTGCCTGGGCTGTATCCTGCGGTGGACACAGAGAAATCCAGTGTGCCCACTCTGCAGAAGAACAATAGTGACTGTCCAATTTTCTGATCATGGAGAAGATGACTATCTGGACACATCCATCACAGTCCCTGAGGAGCTGCTAGATGGCAACAGCCAGCGAGGGAGAGCTCTCAGCAGCCTGGATGAGAACAGCTCCCATCCTCCTGTGGTCTCCCCTTCATCTTCTCCACAGGGGATAGtgtctccagcagagcaggaaggatCAGGGCTGGAGTTTGTGGGCAGCATCCTGCCTGAGGTCTGGGCAGAAAGTTTCCGTCAACGACAGCATCTCCTGGACTCCATGAGGCCCTGGCTGCATGAGAGGCTGGAGGGAATATACCAGGGCTGGTGGTGGGTGGTAGACGCCATAGAGAGCAGCATCTTGCATGGCCTTTGCATCCATGGGCCAAATGCTGAGATGCTGGTTGAGGTGCTAGAGCCTCTCCTCGAGGAACACACGGCACCACTGGTCCATGATGCCATCGGCATCATTATGGGCCAGCGCCATGAGGAGGCCCAAAGGCTTCTGCACTCCAGTGCTGTCAGGGATGAGAACAATGGCCCTGtggccagctccagctccagctccagctccagctccagctccagctccagctctacttccaccagctccagctccagcaatTCCAGGAGCTCCAGTTTCAGCAgcaacagctgcagctgcagctgcagttgTAGTTACagttgcagctgcagctgcagttgTAGTTACagttgcagctgcagctccaacagctgcagctccaacAGCTGCAGCTAtaacagctgcagctccaacAGCTGCACCTTCAACAGCTGGAGTTCCAGCAGTTCCCGGCAAGGGACTCCCGACAGCAGCCCCACAGGCTctgatgaggaggaggaagctggTATATGA
- the LOC128782287 gene encoding uncharacterized protein LOC128782287, with protein sequence MAELPLPAGLSASTFPAKLWRLVNSPRVHSVRWDSRARGLLIDRSLFERELLSPGDAQGPAPHTFRATQFRSFVRQLYRYGFHKVPGWVGSAAPGDAGTWLHYSNPCFRRDRPDLLLRIRRRSAANRRRPAAGQEGRRRPPCGSQQLPGARPLPDGRDGRSRFQPLSRERPPLPPGRPPSGFLLLHRERTLPDGRELRSPRPGRFQQPPGERPLLARRPPCSFHLLHRDRPVPARREGPSRFRELYGEQPLPAEREVLRVPPCELLAFHGEPLLPLGREGPRSRFQELCGGQLPPIDREVLRIPPCSFQHLHREQQPPAYDPRATSDTSAPSAPSSSAGCAASMASSSAWNAPEEKEWPPVDLGFAVEQMIQEIRRSLPERSPSAQGNINVAPESSGGEPVNRAAAEETSSGTESCGNSSPEPEELDPV encoded by the exons atggcagagctgccgCTGCCCGCTGGGCTCAGCGCCAGCACCTTCCCCGCCAAGCTGTGGCGCCTGGTGAACAGCCCCCGCGTCCACTCCGTGCGCTGGGACAGCCGGGCCCGGGGACTGCTCATCGACCGCTCCCTTTTCGAGCGGGAGCTGCTCAGCCCGGGCGACGCCCAGGGGCCGGCCCCGCACACCTTCAGGGCCACGCAGTTCCGCAGCTTCGTGCGCCAGCTCTACCGCTACGGCTTCCACAAGGTGCCGGGCTGGGTTGGCTCGGCTGCGCCGGGCGATGCCGGGACCTGGCTCCACTACAGCAACCCCTGCTTTCGCCGCGACCGCCCCGACCTCCTGCTCCGCATCAGGCGCCGGAGTGCGGCCAACAggcggcggccggcggcggggcaggAGGGCCGCAGGCGCCCGCCCTGcggctcccagcagctccccggggCGCGGCCGCTGCCGGACGGGCGGGACGGGCGCAGTCGCTTCCAGCCGCTCTCCAGGGagcggccgccgctgccgcccgggCGCCCGCCCAGCggcttcctcctgctgcacagggaacGGACGCTGCCGGACGGGCGGGAGCTGCGCAgtccccggcccggccgcttCCAGCAGCCCCCCGGGGAGCGGCCGCTGCTCGCCCGGCGCCCGCCCTGCAGCTTCCACCTGCTGCACAGGGACCGGCCGGTGCCGGCCCGGCGGGAGGGGCCGAGCCGCTTCCGGGAGCTCTATGGGGAGCAGCCGCTGCCCGCCGAGCGGGAGGTGCTACGGGTCCCGCCCTGCGAGTTGCTCGCTTTCCACGGGGAGCCGCTGCTGCCGCTCGGGCGGGAGGGGCCCCGCAGCCGCTTCCAGGAGCTCTGCGGGGGGCAGCTGCCTCCGATCGACCGGGAGGTGCTCAGGATCCCGCCCTGCAGCTTCCAGCAtctccacagggagcagcagcccccagcctaCGACCCACGAG CCACCTCAGACACTTCAGCCCCCAGCGCTCCATCTAGCAGTGCAGGCTGTGCAGCATCGATggcctccagctcagcctggaatGCACCTGAGGAAAAGGAATGGCCACCAGTGGATCTTGGCTTTGCTGTAGAGCAAATGATCCAGGAGATCAGGAGATCCCTGCCTGAAAGGTCTCCCTCTGCTCAG GGCAATATTAATGTTGCCCCTGAGTCTTCAGGAGGGGAGCCTGTGAAccgggctgcagcagaggaaactTCATCAGGCACGGAGAGCTGCGGGAACAGTTCCCCAGAGCCCGAGGAGCTTG aTCCTGTGTGA